In Thermosynechococcus sichuanensis E542, a single genomic region encodes these proteins:
- the ppsA gene encoding phosphoenolpyruvate synthase produces the protein MTNRETAFVLELNSLSCKDLPLVGGKNSSLGEMLQQLTPKGINVPDGFATTAYAYRYFIQAGNLDTQLRRLLEGLDVEDVTELHRVGQAIRSLILHTPFPQELTDAIAAAYQKMCDRYGPNTDVAVRSSATAEDLPDASFAGQQETYLNVHGLKGVLDACHRCFASLFTDRAISYRQIKGFDHFNVALSVGVQKMVRSDLACSGVMFSIDTETGFKDTALITAAYGLGENVVQGAVNPDEYLVFKPTLKAGYKPILKKALGTKEIRMVYDLGGTKLTRNEPVPETLRKQFALTDEEILTLGRWACLIEEHYSALRGTYTPMDIEWAKDGITGELFIVQARPETVQSQKATNVLRSYHLEEKGTILATGRAVGEMIGQGRARVILNVSNIDQFQAGEVLVTHRTDPDWEPIMKKASAIVTDQGGRTCHAAIIARELGIPAIVGCGDATETIPNGVEVTVSCAEGEEGHVYQGLLPFHVEEVALENLPRTRTQILMNVGNPEEAFSLAAIPNDGVGLARMEFIIANHIQAHPLALLHYDELTDEAAKLKIAELTQNYTDKAEYFVDKLAQGIGAIAAAFYPKPVVVRMSDFKSNEYANLLGGRQFEPHEENPMIGWRGASRYYDPNYAEGFALECRAMKKVRDEMGLTNVILMIPFCRTPEEGRRVLAEMAKHGLKQGENGLQVYVMCELPSNVVLADAFAEVFDGFSIGSNDLTQLTLGLDRDSALVAHLFDERNEAVKRMVAQAIQTAKAKGRKIGICGQAPSDYPEFAQFLVAQGIDSISLNPDSVLKTMLQIAEAEKQA, from the coding sequence ATGACCAATCGAGAAACAGCGTTTGTTTTAGAACTGAATTCCTTAAGCTGCAAAGACCTGCCACTGGTGGGGGGCAAAAACTCTTCCTTGGGGGAAATGCTCCAACAACTTACGCCCAAAGGGATTAATGTCCCCGATGGTTTTGCGACCACGGCCTATGCCTACCGCTACTTTATCCAAGCGGGAAATCTTGATACCCAACTGCGGCGGCTGCTTGAAGGCCTTGATGTCGAGGATGTAACAGAACTCCACCGTGTTGGTCAGGCGATTCGTTCACTGATTTTGCACACGCCATTTCCCCAAGAGTTGACCGATGCGATTGCTGCCGCCTACCAAAAAATGTGCGATCGCTATGGCCCGAATACGGACGTGGCAGTTCGCTCCAGTGCCACCGCTGAAGATTTGCCCGATGCTAGCTTTGCGGGTCAGCAGGAAACCTACCTTAATGTCCATGGTCTCAAGGGCGTGCTTGATGCCTGTCATCGTTGCTTTGCGTCGCTCTTTACGGATCGGGCCATTTCCTACCGCCAGATCAAGGGCTTTGACCACTTCAATGTGGCACTGTCGGTGGGGGTGCAAAAAATGGTGCGCTCCGACTTGGCCTGCTCTGGGGTGATGTTCTCCATTGACACGGAAACGGGCTTTAAGGACACGGCGCTGATTACTGCTGCCTATGGTTTGGGTGAAAACGTTGTCCAAGGTGCCGTCAACCCCGATGAATACCTTGTCTTTAAGCCGACGTTGAAGGCAGGCTACAAGCCTATCCTGAAAAAAGCCCTCGGCACCAAAGAAATCCGCATGGTCTATGACCTCGGGGGGACGAAGCTTACCCGCAATGAACCCGTGCCTGAGACACTGCGGAAACAATTTGCCCTCACTGATGAGGAAATTCTCACCCTAGGGCGCTGGGCCTGTCTCATTGAGGAGCACTACTCGGCTCTGCGGGGTACCTATACCCCCATGGACATTGAGTGGGCAAAAGATGGCATCACGGGTGAACTCTTTATTGTCCAAGCACGCCCCGAAACCGTCCAATCCCAAAAAGCGACGAACGTCCTGCGCAGCTACCATCTTGAAGAAAAAGGGACGATCCTCGCCACAGGACGGGCGGTCGGCGAAATGATTGGCCAAGGCCGTGCCCGCGTTATCCTCAATGTCAGCAATATCGATCAGTTCCAAGCGGGTGAAGTTTTGGTTACCCACCGCACGGATCCCGACTGGGAGCCAATCATGAAAAAAGCCAGTGCCATTGTCACTGATCAGGGGGGACGTACCTGCCATGCGGCGATTATTGCCCGTGAGTTGGGCATTCCTGCCATTGTCGGTTGTGGCGATGCCACCGAAACGATCCCCAATGGGGTTGAGGTCACGGTTTCCTGTGCTGAAGGGGAAGAGGGGCACGTCTATCAAGGATTGCTGCCTTTCCATGTGGAGGAAGTAGCCCTCGAAAATCTGCCGCGTACCCGCACCCAAATCCTGATGAATGTGGGTAACCCCGAGGAAGCCTTTAGCTTGGCGGCAATTCCCAATGATGGGGTCGGGTTGGCACGGATGGAATTTATTATTGCCAACCACATTCAGGCGCACCCCTTGGCGCTGCTCCACTACGATGAGCTAACTGATGAAGCGGCGAAGCTGAAAATTGCTGAGCTAACCCAAAACTACACCGACAAGGCGGAATACTTTGTCGATAAGTTGGCGCAGGGTATTGGGGCGATCGCTGCCGCCTTTTATCCCAAGCCGGTGGTTGTGCGCATGTCCGACTTCAAGAGCAATGAGTACGCCAACCTCTTAGGGGGTCGCCAGTTTGAACCCCATGAAGAAAACCCCATGATTGGCTGGCGGGGCGCTTCCCGTTACTACGACCCCAACTATGCTGAAGGCTTCGCCCTTGAATGCCGCGCCATGAAGAAAGTGCGCGATGAGATGGGTCTAACGAACGTGATCCTAATGATTCCCTTCTGTCGCACCCCAGAGGAAGGACGGCGCGTGCTGGCGGAAATGGCTAAGCATGGACTGAAGCAGGGGGAAAATGGTCTCCAAGTCTATGTGATGTGCGAACTGCCGAGTAACGTGGTGTTGGCGGATGCCTTTGCCGAAGTCTTTGATGGCTTCTCTATTGGCTCCAATGACCTGACGCAACTCACCCTTGGGTTGGATCGCGATTCGGCGTTGGTGGCGCACTTGTTTGATGAACGCAATGAAGCGGTCAAACGGATGGTGGCGCAAGCGATTCAAACGGCGAAGGCCAAGGGGCGTAAAATTGGCATCTGTGGTCAAGCCCCCAGTGACTATCCTGAGTTTGCTCAATTCTTGGTGGCGCAAGGGATTGACTCCATTAGCCTCAACCCTGACTCCGTCCTGAAGACCATGCTGCAAATTGCCGAGGCTGAAAAACAAGCCTAG
- a CDS encoding HEAT repeat domain-containing protein has protein sequence MENIGVDTAAIQELITSADVGDRLRGINQLRSLDPNDAFTLIQPLSQDENARVRYAAVSQIASLGHVNLNQAHDLLRDRLLHDSETDVRAAAADAMAALQVPFALEDLETAYHSTNDWLLQFSIIAALGALGNPAAVGLLTEALNSPQELVKLAAIGSLGELKQPESIAHLRQFVQYPDWQVRHRLAIALGQIGTPEARPLLEQLATDSAEAVAEAARTSLAQLTT, from the coding sequence GTGGAGAATATTGGCGTGGACACAGCGGCAATTCAGGAACTCATTACCTCAGCGGATGTGGGCGATCGCCTGCGGGGCATCAATCAACTGCGCAGCCTTGACCCCAACGATGCCTTTACACTGATTCAACCCCTCAGCCAAGATGAAAATGCTCGTGTCCGCTATGCTGCGGTGAGTCAAATTGCTAGCCTCGGGCACGTCAACCTCAATCAAGCCCATGATCTGTTGCGCGATCGCCTACTCCATGACAGCGAAACGGATGTCCGTGCTGCCGCAGCGGATGCCATGGCTGCCTTGCAAGTGCCCTTTGCCCTCGAAGATTTAGAAACGGCCTACCACAGTACCAATGACTGGCTATTGCAGTTTAGTATCATTGCCGCCTTGGGTGCCCTAGGCAATCCTGCTGCTGTTGGCCTGCTCACGGAAGCCCTCAATAGTCCCCAAGAATTGGTGAAACTGGCAGCCATTGGTTCTTTGGGTGAACTGAAACAGCCAGAAAGCATTGCTCACCTGCGGCAGTTTGTCCAGTATCCCGATTGGCAAGTCCGCCATCGGCTGGCGATCGCCCTTGGCCAAATTGGCACCCCCGAGGCTCGCCCTCTGCTTGAACAATTGGCCACTGACTCTGCGGAAGCGGTTGCCGAAGCGGCTCGCACCAGTTTGGCTCAGTTAACTACTTAG
- the cbiD gene encoding cobalt-precorrin-5B (C(1))-methyltransferase CbiD, translating to MGYTLPVLAAAAAVAALRCLTEGTCPQEVTLALLRPNRCATLPIAQGAPLDDQQALAITYSEPSDALDLTRHTPIWAWVRWQDPATSPKIHIEGGFGVGRDRATGEAAIYRYARLLLTTNLLLYCPKERAIAVTIILPQGRDLAERTSNAAFGIVEGLSLLGTTALAQPLTAPEQLERYREDLAEKATQSPTLVFCIGENGLQVAQQLQIPPSLCVKTANWLGPMLVAAAQHQVQQLLLLGYHGKLIKLAGGIFHTHHHLADARQEILTAFCALAGLDPEILHQVWQAPTVEAALKFLETMAPQALPEILSYIANRIDQRAIAYIHAHCAAPIGRSLQVGCALFGRDRQIVTISKQGNTILRAISIQ from the coding sequence GTGGGTTACACACTACCCGTTTTGGCGGCGGCGGCGGCGGTGGCGGCATTGCGTTGCCTCACGGAAGGCACCTGTCCTCAGGAAGTCACCCTTGCCCTACTACGCCCCAATCGCTGTGCAACGCTACCCATTGCCCAAGGGGCACCCTTAGATGACCAGCAGGCCTTGGCCATTACCTACAGTGAACCCAGTGATGCCCTTGATCTCACCCGCCATACCCCGATCTGGGCTTGGGTGCGCTGGCAAGACCCCGCGACTTCGCCAAAAATCCACATTGAGGGGGGCTTTGGGGTTGGGCGCGATCGCGCCACAGGTGAGGCAGCTATCTACCGCTATGCCCGCTTGTTGTTGACCACCAACCTACTGCTCTATTGCCCCAAGGAGCGGGCGATCGCCGTCACTATTATCCTGCCCCAAGGGCGAGATTTAGCAGAGCGCACCTCCAATGCCGCCTTTGGCATTGTTGAAGGCCTTTCCCTGCTGGGAACCACTGCCCTAGCCCAGCCCCTGACCGCTCCTGAGCAACTGGAGCGCTATCGCGAGGACTTAGCCGAGAAAGCGACTCAATCCCCAACCCTTGTCTTTTGTATTGGTGAGAATGGCCTCCAAGTAGCCCAGCAACTTCAGATTCCCCCTTCCCTCTGTGTGAAAACCGCCAATTGGCTAGGCCCAATGCTGGTGGCAGCGGCGCAACACCAAGTTCAACAATTACTTCTCTTGGGCTATCACGGCAAACTCATTAAATTGGCAGGGGGCATTTTCCATACCCATCACCACCTTGCAGATGCTCGCCAAGAAATTCTCACCGCCTTTTGTGCCCTTGCAGGCTTAGACCCAGAGATTCTGCATCAGGTGTGGCAAGCACCAACGGTTGAGGCTGCCCTCAAATTTTTAGAAACAATGGCTCCCCAAGCCCTGCCTGAGATTCTTAGCTACATTGCCAACCGCATTGATCAGCGTGCCATTGCCTATATCCATGCCCACTGTGCCGCTCCCATCGGCCGGTCATTACAAGTAGGCTGTGCCTTGTTTGGGCGCGATCGCCAAATTGTCACCATCAGCAAGCAAGGAAACACAATTTTGAGAGCAATTAGCATTCAGTAG
- a CDS encoding O-methyltransferase yields the protein MSFSPEYLMTTEALAHNQNKMDGYFGDFFGLMRKALVAGGSELGLGMTLFSLAVSIRATRIIEIGRFKGFSTLCLASALRFIDIGWQEPQQHKQRPDVDYSEFEAPKKRQLLSIDPFPTKEAEELILEANLENYVEFINARSDEVTIDGLVDLIFIDGDHSYEGCKADVFNYVPWYLRPGGYFILHDYYGWYDSEGNNNSPVKQVIDELIAEELFEHILIDTGYQSFTVFRNPNP from the coding sequence ATGAGTTTTAGTCCAGAGTATCTAATGACAACAGAAGCCTTAGCCCATAACCAGAATAAGATGGACGGCTATTTTGGTGATTTTTTTGGCTTGATGCGGAAGGCACTTGTTGCTGGAGGCTCAGAACTGGGGTTGGGGATGACGCTTTTTTCTCTAGCGGTGAGTATTCGTGCTACTCGCATCATTGAAATTGGCCGCTTTAAGGGCTTTTCAACCCTCTGTCTAGCAAGTGCCCTACGATTCATTGATATTGGCTGGCAGGAACCGCAACAACATAAGCAGCGGCCTGACGTTGATTACAGCGAATTTGAAGCCCCCAAAAAACGCCAACTGCTTTCAATTGATCCATTTCCAACCAAGGAAGCTGAGGAATTAATTCTTGAAGCAAATCTTGAAAACTATGTTGAGTTTATCAATGCCCGCTCCGATGAAGTCACCATTGACGGTTTAGTTGATCTGATTTTCATTGATGGTGATCACAGCTATGAAGGCTGCAAAGCTGATGTCTTCAATTATGTACCGTGGTATTTACGGCCGGGAGGATACTTTATTTTGCACGACTACTATGGCTGGTATGATTCTGAAGGAAATAATAACTCACCCGTTAAGCAAGTCATTGATGAATTGATTGCAGAGGAACTATTTGAGCATATTTTAATTGATACCGGCTATCAATCTTTTACCGTCTTTAGAAATCCTAATCCTTAG
- a CDS encoding peroxiredoxin produces MALAVGTPAPAFTAKDTHGNTVSLSDFAGKTVVLYFYPKDDTPGCTKEACSFRDNYAAYQSKDIVVLGVSADDETSHQKFTEKFNLPFPLLADVDKSIIKAYDVDGGGYAKRVTYVIDGNGIISHVYTSVKTDTHATDILADLGL; encoded by the coding sequence ATGGCTCTAGCCGTTGGTACACCCGCACCGGCCTTCACTGCCAAAGATACCCATGGCAACACCGTCTCCCTCAGTGACTTTGCGGGCAAAACGGTGGTGTTGTACTTTTACCCCAAGGATGACACCCCCGGCTGCACCAAGGAAGCCTGTAGCTTCCGTGACAACTATGCCGCCTATCAGAGCAAAGATATTGTGGTTCTGGGGGTGAGCGCCGATGACGAAACCTCGCACCAAAAATTCACCGAGAAATTCAACCTCCCCTTCCCACTGCTGGCAGATGTAGATAAGTCCATTATCAAAGCCTACGACGTGGATGGGGGCGGCTACGCCAAGCGAGTGACCTACGTGATTGACGGCAATGGCATCATTTCCCATGTCTATACCAGCGTGAAAACCGATACCCACGCCACCGACATTTTGGCGGATCTCGGCTTGTAG
- a CDS encoding ABC transporter permease, with protein MSRLRALQGYLLLRLLLAPLMLWTIVTVVFLLLRATPGDPVDAILGPRAPAAVKEALREQLGLAQPLWQQYLNYLGQLLRFDLGTSLTSQGEAVTSIIAKHFPATAELGLASLAIAFGLGVLIGSLAAVKSGTAWDVGGRLFGIITYALPLFWLGMLLQLLFAVNLRWLPLGTRYPITETPPQGPTGLYLLDALLNGNFHQLATAFSYLLLPAVTLAIVLSGIFERIVRVNLKQTLVADYVEAARARGIPEHRILIHHALKNALIPVITVLGLTLASLLGGAVLTEVTFSWPGLGQRLYEAIALRDYPTVQGIVVFFAVVVVAASIVIDLLNAWIDPRIHY; from the coding sequence ATGTCTCGTCTGCGTGCATTGCAGGGGTACCTGCTGCTGCGGCTTTTACTGGCGCCGCTGATGCTGTGGACGATTGTCACCGTCGTCTTTTTGCTGCTGCGAGCCACGCCGGGGGATCCCGTGGATGCGATTTTAGGCCCCCGTGCCCCGGCGGCTGTTAAAGAGGCCTTGCGAGAGCAATTGGGCTTGGCGCAACCCCTGTGGCAGCAATACCTGAATTATTTGGGACAACTCCTGCGATTTGATCTGGGCACTTCCCTCACCAGTCAAGGGGAAGCCGTCACCAGTATCATTGCCAAGCATTTTCCCGCGACAGCAGAGTTAGGCCTTGCGAGTCTGGCGATCGCCTTTGGTTTAGGTGTGCTCATTGGCAGTTTGGCTGCGGTCAAATCTGGCACCGCTTGGGATGTGGGCGGGCGCCTCTTTGGCATTATTACCTATGCTTTGCCCCTCTTTTGGTTGGGGATGCTCTTGCAACTGCTCTTTGCGGTGAATTTGCGTTGGCTTCCCTTGGGCACCCGCTATCCGATTACTGAAACACCCCCCCAAGGCCCCACAGGGCTGTATCTGCTGGATGCGCTCCTGAATGGTAATTTCCACCAATTAGCCACTGCTTTTAGCTACTTACTTCTGCCTGCGGTGACGTTGGCGATCGTCCTCAGTGGTATCTTTGAGCGCATTGTGCGGGTGAATCTCAAGCAAACCTTAGTGGCAGATTATGTGGAAGCCGCCCGTGCCCGTGGCATTCCTGAGCATCGGATTCTTATTCACCATGCCCTCAAGAACGCCTTGATTCCAGTGATCACCGTTTTGGGTTTGACCCTTGCCAGTCTCTTGGGGGGAGCTGTCTTGACGGAGGTGACCTTTTCTTGGCCGGGGCTGGGGCAGCGACTCTATGAAGCGATCGCCCTGCGGGACTATCCAACCGTACAAGGCATTGTGGTTTTCTTTGCCGTGGTGGTTGTCGCCGCCAGTATTGTCATTGATCTGCTGAATGCCTGGATTGACCCTCGCATCCACTACTAA
- a CDS encoding tetratricopeptide repeat protein produces MRKKWITLLVLVLGMIPFIAISLMPLLTSAFTAPQATPSPVASPPAGDKVAELQAQEKGYQLVLEREPNNSTALEGLVLARLQLIQLGKGEIASVIDPLRRLAAQRPEQTDYAILLGQAQQQTGDREGAAQTFQGVLAKSPGNLNALRALVDLYLKENRPQAAIGLIEETLQGAEQANKVQAGSVDVTAVQLLLGDVYMAQKRYDEALTLFQNLGKENPNDFRPVLAQAMALTEQGKKTEAAPLYAKAVELAPAKYKDAIQQAAQQVQNESPATPEPSPQQ; encoded by the coding sequence ATGCGCAAGAAATGGATCACCCTTTTAGTGTTGGTGTTGGGGATGATTCCCTTCATCGCCATTTCCTTAATGCCCCTGCTCACCAGTGCCTTTACAGCACCCCAAGCCACCCCTAGCCCTGTGGCCAGCCCTCCCGCTGGGGATAAAGTCGCAGAACTCCAAGCCCAAGAAAAGGGGTATCAACTGGTGCTGGAGCGTGAACCCAACAATTCCACGGCACTAGAAGGCTTGGTGCTGGCGCGGCTGCAACTCATTCAACTAGGCAAAGGCGAAATTGCCAGCGTCATTGACCCACTGCGGCGGCTGGCGGCGCAGCGACCGGAACAGACGGACTATGCCATTCTCCTAGGGCAAGCCCAACAACAAACGGGCGATCGCGAGGGGGCGGCTCAAACCTTTCAAGGGGTCCTTGCCAAATCTCCGGGGAACCTCAATGCCCTGCGAGCTTTGGTAGATCTCTACCTCAAGGAAAATCGTCCCCAAGCCGCTATTGGTTTAATTGAAGAGACCCTCCAAGGGGCAGAGCAAGCCAACAAAGTCCAAGCGGGGAGTGTGGATGTCACCGCTGTGCAACTCCTCCTTGGGGATGTTTATATGGCTCAAAAACGCTACGATGAGGCGCTGACCCTCTTCCAAAATCTGGGCAAAGAAAACCCCAACGATTTTCGCCCCGTTCTTGCCCAAGCGATGGCACTGACGGAACAGGGGAAAAAGACCGAAGCGGCTCCCCTCTATGCCAAAGCGGTGGAATTAGCCCCCGCCAAGTATAAAGACGCGATTCAGCAGGCCGCACAGCAGGTGCAAAATGAATCGCCAGCAACCCCTGAACCCTCACCGCAGCAATAG
- a CDS encoding peroxiredoxin — translation MFLRSLLVALLSLILFLSPSAPSWALGGELPPLNAPAPDFSLPSSVDGQPISLKDYRGKWVVLYFYPKDFTSGCTLEAQRFQRDIEQFHAHNAEVIGVSADSVDSHEDFCDSEGLTFPLLSDPDGQVSKAYGSWLGFVSLRHSFIIDPEGILRERYVKVNPAIHSQEVLARLEELQHET, via the coding sequence ATGTTTCTGCGCTCATTACTTGTTGCCCTTTTGAGTTTGATTCTGTTTCTCAGCCCCTCAGCCCCCAGTTGGGCGCTTGGCGGTGAACTGCCGCCCCTCAATGCCCCCGCACCGGACTTTTCCCTTCCCAGCAGTGTGGATGGCCAGCCCATTTCCCTCAAGGATTATCGCGGTAAGTGGGTGGTGTTGTACTTTTACCCCAAGGACTTTACCTCTGGCTGCACCCTTGAAGCCCAACGCTTCCAACGAGACATTGAGCAATTTCATGCCCACAATGCGGAAGTCATTGGTGTCAGTGCCGACTCGGTAGATTCCCACGAAGACTTTTGTGACAGTGAAGGCTTGACCTTTCCCCTCCTCTCTGACCCTGATGGCCAAGTCAGCAAGGCCTATGGCTCGTGGTTGGGGTTTGTCTCACTGCGCCACAGCTTCATCATTGATCCTGAAGGCATCCTGCGGGAGCGTTATGTGAAAGTGAATCCCGCGATCCACAGTCAGGAGGTACTGGCTCGCCTAGAGGAACTGCAACACGAAACTTAA
- a CDS encoding UPF0182 family protein, with protein sequence MPSLSVVQFMPRWLRWLSSLVLAIALGVGLCCLIAESLWFHQLGYLAVVWQRWSVQALLFLTVAGGSALFYGWQQHWLLRQRTVTLDPTLTAQSTYRGLGLWRLLLCASGLTWLLIVATYHIGAIALQLWQQRSEITFNSPLLPQLSVWRVTELSLQIVQNPWLFVPSLAALVLGLWLPVRLFQGIGILLSLAMGAIASLSWSVVLKGLFAASDSHTEPLFHHSISFYLFQIPLWELLRLWLVNLSVVGLGGTALGYLLANESLSHGKFLGFVRSQRRHLQGLSAFVFATVAFSFWLERYKLLYSTNGAAFGAGYTDVTVRLPLYGWLSASAFGVACLLAWSAIRRGGEGQRRLGPIAPGLFGFTLGYLVVILIADWLLPTAIEAAIVQPNQLQRELPYIQRTITHTREGFNLEKMRVEPFQPENNLNAEIIAANAATTRNIRLWDTRPLLETNRQLQQLRSYYRFPAAFLDRYYLKLDPEQDQSEIRQVLIAAREVDYSAVQRFARTWINEHLVFTHGYGFTMSPVNTAEANGLPKYFVRDIGDTGELLVNPPEIRESIPFFYPRIYYGELTNTYIFAPSDVPELDFPRGAENVYNHYDGTGGVPIASWWRRLVYSVYFRDWQLLLTPNLRPDSRVLFRRLIQDRVRAIAPFLRFDSEPYLVVADPRSEQDIAASPSTAGVSYLYWIIDAYTVSRYYPYGDPGEHSFNYIRNSVKVVVDAYNGDVTFYVVEPDDVMIRTWQRIFPTLFHPLSAMPHRLYRHIRYPIDLMQVQSEQLLKYHMTDPVVFYNREDLWQIPKEIYREKPQAVAPYYLITKLPIGYTEEFILLVPFTPVNRPNLIGWLAARSDGQNYGKLLLYVFPKQELVFGPEQMEARINQDPVISQQISLWNRQGSRSVQGNLLIIPIERSLLYVEPIYLEADQNQLPTLARVIVMDNQRIVMAPTLEEALKQLFPQ encoded by the coding sequence ATGCCGTCTCTCTCCGTTGTACAGTTCATGCCCCGTTGGTTGCGCTGGCTCTCTAGCCTAGTGCTGGCGATCGCCCTTGGGGTGGGACTGTGTTGCTTGATTGCCGAAAGCCTCTGGTTTCATCAACTGGGCTATTTGGCGGTGGTCTGGCAGCGCTGGAGTGTCCAAGCCTTACTGTTTCTCACCGTTGCAGGGGGATCGGCGCTGTTCTATGGCTGGCAGCAACACTGGCTCCTGCGGCAACGCACCGTGACTCTCGATCCCACCCTGACGGCACAGAGCACCTATCGGGGACTAGGACTATGGCGGCTTTTGTTGTGTGCCAGCGGTTTAACTTGGCTGCTAATTGTGGCTACTTATCACATTGGGGCGATCGCCCTGCAACTTTGGCAACAGCGCTCAGAGATTACGTTTAACAGTCCTCTTTTACCGCAATTGAGTGTTTGGCGGGTGACGGAGCTATCGCTGCAAATCGTGCAGAATCCTTGGCTATTCGTGCCGAGTTTGGCGGCATTGGTACTGGGGCTGTGGTTGCCGGTGCGCCTCTTTCAGGGGATAGGCATTCTCTTAAGCCTCGCCATGGGGGCGATCGCCAGCCTTAGTTGGTCAGTTGTCCTCAAAGGACTGTTTGCCGCCAGTGATTCCCATACCGAACCGCTATTTCACCATTCCATTAGCTTTTATCTGTTTCAAATCCCCCTGTGGGAGCTGTTGCGCCTTTGGTTGGTGAACCTCAGCGTTGTGGGCTTAGGGGGAACGGCTTTGGGTTATCTCCTTGCCAATGAAAGTCTCAGTCATGGCAAGTTCCTCGGTTTCGTGCGATCCCAACGGCGGCATTTACAGGGCTTAAGTGCCTTTGTCTTTGCCACAGTGGCCTTTAGCTTCTGGCTAGAGCGCTATAAACTTCTTTACTCGACCAATGGAGCGGCCTTTGGCGCAGGCTATACCGATGTCACCGTGCGCTTGCCCCTCTATGGTTGGCTCTCGGCTTCAGCCTTTGGCGTCGCCTGTTTGTTGGCTTGGTCAGCAATTCGACGGGGCGGCGAAGGGCAGCGGCGGTTAGGTCCCATTGCCCCCGGCCTGTTTGGTTTTACATTGGGCTATCTGGTGGTCATCCTGATTGCCGATTGGCTCCTACCCACAGCCATTGAAGCAGCGATTGTTCAACCCAACCAACTGCAACGGGAACTGCCCTACATTCAACGCACTATTACCCACACCCGCGAAGGCTTTAACCTTGAAAAAATGCGGGTCGAACCCTTTCAGCCGGAAAATAACCTCAACGCCGAGATCATTGCTGCCAATGCGGCCACCACCCGTAACATCCGCCTTTGGGATACCCGCCCTCTCCTTGAAACTAACCGCCAACTGCAACAATTGCGCTCCTACTATCGGTTTCCGGCGGCCTTTTTGGATCGCTACTATCTGAAACTGGATCCTGAGCAAGACCAATCAGAAATTCGCCAAGTCCTCATTGCCGCTCGCGAAGTGGACTACAGTGCCGTGCAGCGGTTTGCCCGTACTTGGATTAATGAGCACCTCGTGTTTACCCACGGCTATGGCTTCACCATGAGTCCCGTGAATACCGCCGAAGCCAATGGTCTGCCCAAGTACTTTGTGCGCGATATTGGCGATACGGGTGAGCTACTGGTCAATCCCCCCGAGATTCGCGAGAGTATCCCCTTTTTCTACCCCCGAATTTACTACGGTGAACTCACCAATACCTATATCTTTGCCCCTTCTGATGTCCCAGAACTGGATTTTCCCCGCGGTGCCGAGAATGTCTATAACCACTACGACGGCACGGGCGGCGTGCCCATTGCCAGTTGGTGGCGACGCTTGGTCTATAGCGTCTATTTTCGGGATTGGCAACTGCTGTTGACCCCCAACTTGCGGCCAGATTCACGGGTGCTCTTTCGGCGCTTGATTCAGGATCGGGTGCGGGCGATCGCTCCCTTCCTGCGCTTTGACAGTGAACCTTACCTTGTCGTCGCCGATCCACGCTCTGAACAGGACATTGCAGCTAGCCCGAGCACGGCGGGGGTCAGCTATCTCTACTGGATTATTGATGCCTATACCGTCAGTCGCTATTATCCCTACGGTGATCCGGGGGAGCACTCGTTTAACTACATTCGCAACTCCGTCAAAGTGGTGGTGGACGCCTATAACGGCGATGTCACCTTCTATGTGGTGGAACCCGACGATGTCATGATTCGCACGTGGCAGCGGATCTTCCCAACCCTCTTTCATCCCTTGAGTGCCATGCCCCACCGCCTCTATCGCCACATTCGCTATCCCATTGATTTGATGCAGGTACAGTCAGAACAGCTCCTGAAATACCACATGACAGATCCCGTGGTGTTTTACAACCGCGAAGACCTCTGGCAAATTCCCAAGGAGATTTACCGCGAAAAACCCCAAGCCGTTGCCCCTTACTACTTGATTACCAAGTTGCCCATTGGCTATACGGAGGAGTTTATTCTCCTTGTCCCCTTTACCCCCGTGAATCGTCCCAACCTCATTGGTTGGCTGGCGGCTCGCTCCGATGGTCAAAACTATGGCAAGCTCCTGCTGTACGTCTTTCCCAAGCAGGAACTGGTCTTTGGTCCGGAACAAATGGAGGCACGCATCAATCAAGACCCCGTCATTTCGCAGCAAATTTCCCTCTGGAATCGCCAAGGGTCAAGATCCGTGCAGGGCAACCTCCTCATTATCCCCATCGAGCGATCGCTCCTCTACGTCGAACCGATTTACCTCGAAGCCGATCAAAATCAACTGCCCACCTTGGCACGGGTCATCGTCATGGATAACCAGCGGATTGTGATGGCACCCACCCTCGAAGAAGCCCTCAAACAGCTCTTTCCCCAATGA